A single Botrytis cinerea B05.10 chromosome 1, complete sequence DNA region contains:
- the Bcctr1 gene encoding Bcctr1 has protein sequence MDMGTSSMDMGGAMATATATGTMAAESTAAAMDMGGGCQISMLWNWYTIDSCFISSTWKITSNGMFAGSCIGVILLVMSLEFLRRASREYDRYIVRQARNQLQHITSDVAIAIDPKINGPGPDSTQTVVTSQNNTQTFRPHLLQQTIRAFFHMMQFAVAYFVMLLAMYYNGYIIISIIIGAFLGAFVFSWEPIDLRPNVNEEATVCCG, from the exons ATGGACATGGGAACATCAAGCATGGACATGGGAGGTGCGATGGCGACTGCTACTGCAACTGGGACGATGGCTGCAGAGAGCACTGCTGCGGCCATGGATATGGGAGGCGGATGTCAAATTTCT ATGCTTTGGAACTGGTATACCATTGACTCAT GTTTTATCTCCAGTACATGGAAAATCACCTCTAATGGAATGTTTGCCGGCTCTTGCATTGGCGTGATACTACTCGTCATGTCACTCGAGTTTCTTCGTCGAGCGTCTCGGGAATACGATCGCTACATCGTCCGTCAAGCACGAAATCAACTCCAGCACATCACGTCCGACGTAGCTATAGCTATCGACCCTAAGATAAACGGACCAGGCCCTGACTCAACTCAAACTGTCGTTACTTCACAAAACAATACGCAAACTTTTCGACCCCATCTCTTGCAACAGACTATTAGAGCATTCTTTCATATGATGCAGTTCGCAGTCGCATACTTCGTTATGTTGTTGGCTATGTATTATAATGgatacatcatcatcagcatcatAATTGGAGCTTTCCTAGGTGCTTTTGTGTTCAGTTGGGAACCGATAGATTTAAG ACCTAATGTTAATGAAGAGGCAACTGTCTGCTGTGGTTAG
- the Bcmgr2 gene encoding Bcmgr2 yields MPPVPQPQGHPGGQTVWNKLQMGAMMGGTVGAILGFMYGTLTIIKFGPGPNGVWRTLRTYMLTSGSTFGFFMAIGSTIRSDSIASPETLAAFGRANRRPLIMNRPCRPSRTS; encoded by the exons ATGCCTCCAGTACCACAACCTCAAGGTCATCCCGGTGGCCAAACTGTCTGGAATAAGC TCCAGATGGGAGCTATGATGGGTGGCA CTGTCGGCGCCATTTTGGGGTTTATGTATG GCACACTTACTATCATTAAATTTGGTCCTGGACCAAATGGAGTCTGGAGGACTCTGCGCACATACATGCTCACTTCCGGGTCCACTTTCGG ATTTTTCATGGCCATTGGCAGTACCATCCGTTCAGATAGTATCGCATCTCCAGAAACGTTGGCAGCATTCGGCCGTGCGAACCGACGTCCTCTGATTATGAATCGTCCATGTCGTCCTTCGCGAACATCATAA
- the Bclcc5 gene encoding Bclcc5: MTFFGLFAGIFAAGAGFIGTLSQTATNGNSVWGTLQAPTYPPFLSNNPLPYGYPWGSMTAGGNNPYTSAPHTGAVRSYDFTVTRGQISPDGYLRDVILINGQYPGPAIEANWGDTFVITVHNNITGPEEGTSFHWHGLLQKGTQYMDGVPAVTQCPIAPGASFTYNFKADLYGTSWYHSHYSAQYAGGLVGPMIIHGPKNAPYDIDLGPVFLSDYYHKDYFSIVKSVVESNGDGKPFSDNNLINGKMNFDCSTKAEGDNTECSDNAGLSRFKFTTGKTHRLRLINAGAEGMQRFSIDGHKMVVIANDFVPVKPYTTNVVTLAVGQRTDVLVTANAGSSDSSFWMRSNISTICSLANQPNALAAIYYDSADTNSTPASTAWDVPDPGTCTNDELDTTEPYYSLSAETPSTTQNLDINSYVNETGTFLWTLGGTSFRANYNSPVLSLANQGNFTYPDEWNVRNFGSNTTIRIVVNNPTPASHPMHLHGHNMQILHEGDGDWDGVTITRQSNPQRRDVQLVRANGHLVWQITTDNPGVWPFHCHIAWHVSGGLYANILERPDDIKNDDIFTSTEKSCTAWNAYSSTAVVDEIDSGL; encoded by the exons ATGACTTTTTTTGGTCTCTTCGCTGGCATCTTTGCTGCTGGTGCCGGATTTATCGGCACTTTATCTCAAACCGCAACTAACGG AAATTCTGTTTGGGGAACTCTACAAGCTCCAACTTATCCTCCCTTTCTCTCAAATAATCCTCTTCCTTATGGATATCCCTGGGGTTCAATGACTGCAGGTGGGAATAATCCATACACATCAGCTCCACACACAGGGGCTGTTCGATCCTATGACTTTACCGTCACAAGAGGCCAAATTTCCCCGGATGGTTATTTAAGAGATGTTATACTTATTAATGGCCAATATCCTGGACCTGCGATCGAGGCAAATTGGGGTGATACCTTCGTGATTACAGTACACAATAATATCACTGGACCTGAGGAGGGAACATCTTTCCATTGGCATGGATTATTACAAAAAGGAACTCAATATATGGACGGTGTCCCTGCTGTAACACAATGCCCTATCGCCCCAGGAGCTTCTTTCACGTATAATTTCAAAGCCGATCTCTATGGAACTTCCTGGTATCATTCGCATTACTCTGCTCAATACGCTG GTGGACTTGTGGGACCTATGATTATCCATGGCCCTAAAAACGCACCCTATGACATTGATCTTGGACCAGTTTTCTTATCCGATTACTATCACAAGGATTACTTTTCGATAGTCAAATCGGTTGTCGAGAGCAATGGAGATGGTAAACCATTTTCAGACAACAATCTCATCAATGGAAAAATGAATTTCGACTGTTCTACAAAAGCTGAAGGAGATAACACAGAATGCTCTGATAATGCTGGTTTATCGCGATTCAAGTTTACCACTGGAAAAACACACAGATTGAGATTAATCAACGCCGGTGCTGAGGGAATGCAAAGATTCAGTATCGATGGACATAAGATGGTTGTTATCGCCAATGACTTCGTACCAGTT AAACCATATACCACCAACGTTGTCACCTTGGCAGTTGGTCAAAGAACCGATGTTCTCGTCACCGCCAACGCCGGGTCATCTGACTCATCATTCTGGATGAGATCAAACATATCCACAATATGTTCTTTAGCCAATCAACCAAATGCTCTTGCCGCAATCTATTACGACAGCGCCGACACAAACTCGACTCCAGCAAGTACCGCATGGGATGTTCCAGATCCAGGAACTTGCACCAACGATGAGTTAGACACCACCGAACCCTATTATTCCCTCTCCGCAGAAACACCTTCCACAACCCAAAACCTCGATATCAACTCCTACGTCAATGAAACTGGAACCTTCCTTTGGACACTTGGCGGAACGTCTTTCCGTGCAAACTATAACAGTCCAGTCCTCTCCCTCGCCAATCAAGGAAATTTCACCTACCCCGATGAATGGAACGTTCGAAACTTCGGCAGCAACACTACCATTCGCATCGTAGTCAACAACCCAACCCCCGCATCGCACCCCATGCATTTGCACGGACACAACATGCAAATCCTTCACGAAGGTGACGGAGATTGGGACGGCGTTACCATTACCCGACAATCGAACCCTCAACGACGAGACGTGCAACTCGTGCGAGCAAATGGTCACTTGGTCTGGCAAATCACCACGGATAACCCGGGCGTCTGGCCTTTCCATTGCCACATCGCGTGGCACGTTAGCGGAGGTCTCTATGCCAATATCTTGGAGCGACCAGACGATATCAAGAATGACGACATTTTCACCTCGACGGAGAAATCGTGCACGGCTTGGAATGCATATTCTAGCACAGCTGTTgtggatgagattgattcGGGACTTTGA